A single Danio aesculapii chromosome 19, fDanAes4.1, whole genome shotgun sequence DNA region contains:
- the ube2m gene encoding NEDD8-conjugating enzyme Ubc12 yields MIKLFSLKQQKKDEESAGGPRAGGGGKKASAAQLRIQKDINELNLPKTCEIVFPDQDDLLNFKLIISPDEGFYKGGKFVFSFKVGQGYPHDPPKVKCETMVYHPNIDLEGNVCLNILREDWKPVLTINSIIYGLQYLFLEPNPEDPLNKEAAEVLQTNRRLFEQNVQRSLRGGYVGATYFERCLK; encoded by the exons ATGATCAAGCTTTTCTCGCTGAAGCAGCAGAAGAAGGACGAGGAGTCAGCCGGCGGGCCGCGCGCGGGGGGCGGCGGGAAGAAGGCGAGCGCGGCCCAGCTGCGGATACAGAAGG ACATCAATGAGCTGAACCTCCCGAAGACCTGCGAGATCGTCTTTCCAGACCAGGATGACCTGCTCAACTTTAAACTCATCATCTCTCCAgacgag GGTTTCTATAAAGGAGGGAAGTTTGTCTTCAGTTTTAAG GTAGGGCAGGGCTATCCACACGACCCTCCCAAAGTCAAGTGTGAAACGATGGTTTATCACCCCAACATTGACCTCGAGGGAAACGTCTGTCTAAATATACTGAG AGAAGACTGGAAGCCAGTGTTGACGATTAACTCCATCATATACGGACTACAGTACCTGTTCCTC GAGCCCAATCCTGAAGACCCGCTGAATAAAGAGGCAGCCGAGGTGCTGCAGACGAACCGGCGACTCTTCGAGCAGAACGTCCAGCGGTCGCTACGCGGCGGATACGTGGGCGCCACCTACTTCGAGCGCTGCCTGAAATAG